The Schistocerca gregaria isolate iqSchGreg1 chromosome 2, iqSchGreg1.2, whole genome shotgun sequence genome contains the following window.
GTACTGTAGCCAGTGTCATTGTTATTTCCCAGCGTCATTGACATCTATGCCTGAGCTTTCTGCAGTAGTTgcaagtggttcgatgaactctgcaCCGATATTGTCACCAATTTCTAAATGGTTGGGCATATATTCTTCCAGTACATTAATTTTTGACTCTGCAATATTATATTCTGTAAATTCATAAATTTCAATAGTGTTAACACACCATTTTCCCCTTCTTCTTCAACTAATTTAGTAAGCAGCTGCCTCTCATGCACATGCTTAATATTTTCCAGGAGTCCCCTGAGCATTGTCTACAACATTGTCGTGAGGcagaaattttactgaccaattctCTATACCAGGATGGATGGAGCATTGCACAGCCAACAATATGGTAGTCAGATGCAAAACTTCTTCCTTTAGAAATATTGTTACGCTTGCCACAAAAGCTTCAAAGAATCATCTTTTAAAACAGCATTCTGCCTATCCACATATTTTTGTGACATATAAGATACTGGTGAGGAGGGATTATTCACATTTATGAAAGTATGGGGATTGTTTtattttctagcatttggagaagtGTCTAATCAGGAACCTGATGTCTTGTTGGATAGCATCTGACAGGAAAGAACTTGAACTTGATTGAGAGTGAACTTATCAAAtggaattctttttttaaattttcgggaGCTGCTGTGTCTGCTGAAATACATTTACCAATCATTGACTGCTAGCATATTCTGTGTTGATGTTTCCACCTATGAAACAAACCTTGGCTGGCTGAGAAGTTTGGATCACCATTAGAAAGCTTCTTGTTTAAACTTATAGCTTTTTCGTACAGTATGGTGCCTGACACTAAACACCATTCTTCTTCTTTTCACTAAACCACATGAAAAGGATGCCCTCTagagttttatttctttgtttttgttactCTCCCATTACTCTAAGCCATCTTTTGACATCAGTTTCAAACAAAAGTATTAATTTTTCCAGTTGTCTTTCCACTCTGAAACCGTCAAATTTCAAACACCAAATTAAGCAAGAATGTTGTTTAGCAATTCTCCTTTATCCGTCGTACTCAATGTATCTAATTTTTTGTCTGTGGACACTGCCGTCTTTGTATGTCATGTTGAACTCACAATAAATTGGAACAATACATGTTGTGTTAAAGTGTTACCTGACACTTTGTCAGAATTGTGTGTGGCAGCTGGCTGAATCTGAAATTAATGATTGCCACCATCAGTTGTTCTCACAATTAGCTGTGGAGTATCAACTGTACTACAGTTAGTATACAGGAACAAAATTGTTCCAGATGAACGAGGAATCTGGATTAACAAAGCCAGGTAGCTGTTAATACTTCTTGAATAGACTAGCAGTTATGTGAACTATTCAAATTTGAAGACTATTGACTGATGCCCCATAGCTGcaagttttcttttcctgtttttgtatgtgctgcgcgggattagctgagcggtctaaggcgctgcagtcatggactgtgtggctgatcccggcggaggttcaagtcctccctcgggcatgggtgtgtatgtttgtccttaggataatttaggtaaagtagtgtgtaagcttagggactgatgaccttagcagttaagtctcataagatttcacacacatttgaacatcagttTTTTTGTAAAATATAGGCAGTTCCTCATAAGGTTTCCTTATTTTGCTCAGCACAGATTTCTGCAAAGAAACTTGGATCATTTCAGATAACGTCAGTGAAATATAGTTCAATAACTTCTTTGTATTATGATCACATATTTGTGGCATCACAGGTTCGTCTTTTTACAGAATATGTAATAATTGCTTGTGCATCTGTTTGATTTGCAGAGACCTGACAATGAAAGGAATTCCTCGAGACGGGAAGATATTCGAGACCACGGAAGACGGGAGGACGTGCGTGGTGTTTCCGATACCCGGAGTTCTGAAAGAGACAGAGAACGAGAACGCCGCTACTACAGTGACAGAGAGCGTAGGCATGGCGGAAGTAGTGGCAGCCGTGacagggacagagagagggagcgagGTAGAGATAGGGATCGAGATCGGGACAGGGAGAGGgacaaaggaagagagagagacagagaaagagacagggacagggacagggatagGGATAGGGATAAGGACAGGGACAGGGAACGGGACAAGGACAGGGATCGCCAACGTGACAGAGAAAGTGATAAAGATAGGGACAGGGACAAAGGTGGCAACAGAGACAGAAACAGTGATAAGGATAAGGATCGTGATAGGGAGGAAGATAAGGACAGGGAGAAGGAGAAAGATAAAAACAGGgagaaggacagagaaagggaaagagagaaGGACAAGGAAAAGGACagggaaaaagaaaaaatgaaagagaaggaaaagttgagAGAAAAGGAGAGAAACAAGGAGAGAGATAAACATCACGTGAACAAGGAATACATGGATGATGTTGTTGGAGATCATGCTAAGGTGAGAGATTCTCAAATGGAGAGTGGAAGGATTAGTGGGAAGACATCCAGTAAGGAAGGATGGGAGAGAGGTGATGAGGAGCGACTGTCCAGGGAACCGAAGAGAAGTGATGGCAGGGAGAAATCTCAAAACAGAGAAGGTGGAAGTAATGTGAACGGTGCACAGCTTGCTAGGAGAGACAGCAGTGGTTCCAGTGAGGAAGGCACCAGGAGAAGAGGGGCAGAAGCTGTGGAGAAAAATAGAAGTACAACTCCTAAGACAGTAGCTGTCCATGGTTCAGACAATGGCACTGATAGAGTCAAAGCACACCATAGCAGAGACGACTTGTCAGATGGAGGAGACAGTGACACACAAAAGGCCAGAGGGAGTGATTCTGCCAGAAGAAAAGAAAGGCCAGGGACTCCTTCTGGCAAAATGAGCAGGAAAGGGGGAGAAAATAGTCATCTGTCTGGTACCAACAGCAGAAGCAAAGGGCCAGGAGATGCAACACCGTCTGGCGATCATAATGTGAAGTCGGACGGTCAGCTCCAGAAGAGACCGAGAAATGCTGCTGCCACAGAACACAAAGATGGTGGtgccttgcagaacaaaggtaaagAGAACTCTCTTTCGGAGCctcagaagaagaaaagaaagaagagtgAAGATAGTTCTACAGACAGTAATTCAGAATCTTCGAGTGAGAGTGATAGCTCATCTGATTCATCAGAAGATAGCAGCTCAAGTTCAGAGGTGCAAAAAGGAAACGTGCATCACAAAAAGAAAATCAGACAAAAGAAGCATGCAGTAATTGCAAAGAAAGTcaagaaaaggagaagaaaaaagaagaaaattaaaggaaagaaaggaaagatccTAGATAAAACTAAGAAGAAGCCTCGCAGAGGTGAAGATGACTCAGACAGTGATCGATCCTCATCAGAAGACGATAAAGTTCTGCGTGCAGACTGCAAAGCAAAGAAGCGCAGGAGGAGAGATGTCAGCAGTTCGAGCGGtactagtagtagcagtagtagcagcagcagcagcagcgacagcaGTGTGTACAGCAGTAGTTCCTCCTCGAGCAGTGGCAGCAGTAGTGGGTCAGACAGgcggaagaaacagaagaaaaagataaaaagaaaacacaaagactctaagaaaaagaggaagaaaaagaagagaaagattGTAGCTACACCAGTGAAACGTCGCAGGAAAATCGTACGAAGTCGTCGCAGTTCTAGTTCTGACAGTGACTCGGATCTTTCTAACGCTTCTTGCGgaaaggatcccgatgccattgctCGGAAGATCAGACAGTTACAAAAGAAACTACAAAAGAGTGAAAATCACTCTGCAAAGACAAAACATCACAAGATAGTGACTAAGAATGCAAATGACTCAGACTCGTCAGTTGAGAGTGATACTGCAGCCTCAAAGGAGATAcgtcaaacaaaaaagaaaactaatGGGATTGAGAACCacattcgaaataaaaaaaaagatcacCACAATCACAGAGGCTCAACAGCCAGTGACAGTGCGAGAGAGTCTGCCACTTCCCGCTCAGCTGATGCTTCATCT
Protein-coding sequences here:
- the LOC126335002 gene encoding zinc finger CCCH domain-containing protein 13-like isoform X2, with the translated sequence MAVVVETTIGDFTVDLFTTERPNTCLNFLKLCRIKYYNFCLFHSIQHNFIAQTGDPTGSGKGGESVYSKIHGENAKYYEGELMPKLKHDKAGLLSMVSCGNNMITHTVILEDPYDDPPGLIVPDSSPLPTKENLQNSRIAPDEELDETKGRSAIEIEEIRKEREAKAQATILEIIGDIPDVDVAPPENVLFVCKLNPVTTDDDLEIIFSRFGKIKSCEVIRDKVTGDSLQYAFVEFEDRKSCEDAYFKMDNVLIDDRRIHVDFSQSVAKLRWKGKGRGVEHLDDEGNPRKDGDIHYNNYRPDNERNSSRREDIRDHGRREDVRGVSDTRSSERDRERERRYYSDRERRHGGSSGSRDRDRERERGRDRDRDRDRERDKGRERDRERDRDRDRDRDRDKDRDRERDKDRDRQRDRESDKDRDRDKGGNRDRNSDKDKDRDREEDKDREKEKDKNREKDREREREKDKEKDREKEKMKEKEKLREKERNKERDKHHVNKEYMDDVVGDHAKVRDSQMESGRISGKTSSKEGWERGDEERLSREPKRSDGREKSQNREGGSNVNGAQLARRDSSGSSEEGTRRRGAEAVEKNRSTTPKTVAVHGSDNGTDRVKAHHSRDDLSDGGDSDTQKARGSDSARRKERPGTPSGKMSRKGGENSHLSGTNSRSKGPGDATPSGDHNVKSDGQLQKRPRNAAATEHKDGGALQNKGKENSLSEPQKKKRKKSEDSSTDSNSESSSESDSSSDSSEDSSSSSEVQKGNVHHKKKIRQKKHAVIAKKVKKRRRKKKKIKGKKGKILDKTKKKPRRGEDDSDSDRSSSEDDKVLRADCKAKKRRRRDVSSSSGTSSSSSSSSSSSDSSVYSSSSSSSSGSSSGSDRRKKQKKKIKRKHKDSKKKRKKKKRKIVATPVKRRRKIVRSRRSSSSDSDSDLSNASCGKDPDAIARKIRQLQKKLQKSENHSAKTKHHKIVTKNANDSDSSVESDTAASKEIRQTKKKTNGIENHIRNKKKDHHNHRGSTASDSARESATSRSADASSATPRPKKSARAGSRSDV
- the LOC126335002 gene encoding zinc finger CCCH domain-containing protein 13-like isoform X1, translating into MAVVVETTIGDFTVDLFTTERPNTCLNFLKLCRIKYYNFCLFHSIQHNFIAQTGDPTGSGKGGESVYSKIHGENAKYYEGELMPKLKHDKAGLLSMVSCGNNMFGSQFFITLAKDLQSLDGEHCIFGEIAEGHEILLKLNEAICDTEHRPYQDIRITHTVILEDPYDDPPGLIVPDSSPLPTKENLQNSRIAPDEELDETKGRSAIEIEEIRKEREAKAQATILEIIGDIPDVDVAPPENVLFVCKLNPVTTDDDLEIIFSRFGKIKSCEVIRDKVTGDSLQYAFVEFEDRKSCEDAYFKMDNVLIDDRRIHVDFSQSVAKLRWKGKGRGVEHLDDEGNPRKDGDIHYNNYRPDNERNSSRREDIRDHGRREDVRGVSDTRSSERDRERERRYYSDRERRHGGSSGSRDRDRERERGRDRDRDRDRERDKGRERDRERDRDRDRDRDRDKDRDRERDKDRDRQRDRESDKDRDRDKGGNRDRNSDKDKDRDREEDKDREKEKDKNREKDREREREKDKEKDREKEKMKEKEKLREKERNKERDKHHVNKEYMDDVVGDHAKVRDSQMESGRISGKTSSKEGWERGDEERLSREPKRSDGREKSQNREGGSNVNGAQLARRDSSGSSEEGTRRRGAEAVEKNRSTTPKTVAVHGSDNGTDRVKAHHSRDDLSDGGDSDTQKARGSDSARRKERPGTPSGKMSRKGGENSHLSGTNSRSKGPGDATPSGDHNVKSDGQLQKRPRNAAATEHKDGGALQNKGKENSLSEPQKKKRKKSEDSSTDSNSESSSESDSSSDSSEDSSSSSEVQKGNVHHKKKIRQKKHAVIAKKVKKRRRKKKKIKGKKGKILDKTKKKPRRGEDDSDSDRSSSEDDKVLRADCKAKKRRRRDVSSSSGTSSSSSSSSSSSDSSVYSSSSSSSSGSSSGSDRRKKQKKKIKRKHKDSKKKRKKKKRKIVATPVKRRRKIVRSRRSSSSDSDSDLSNASCGKDPDAIARKIRQLQKKLQKSENHSAKTKHHKIVTKNANDSDSSVESDTAASKEIRQTKKKTNGIENHIRNKKKDHHNHRGSTASDSARESATSRSADASSATPRPKKSARAGSRSDV